The genome window CCCCCGCTTCTATGCCAGCGATCTCCTGGAGCAGATCCACGAGCGCCTCCTGACCCTGGAGCGGGAGGGCCGGGCCGCCCTCCTGATCCTGGACGAGGCCCACCTCATCCCCGGCAAGCCCACCTTCGAGGAGATCCGGCTCCTCACCAACTTCCAGCTCGACGACCGGAACCTGATCGCGGTGGTGCTGGTGGGCCAGACCGAGCTGCGCGACCGCTTGCGGCATCCCGCCTATCGGGCCCTGACCCAGAGGATCGGGGCCCAGTTCCACCTCACGCCCCTCTCCGCCGGGGATAGCCTCGCCTACCTAAAGCACCGCCTGGGGGTGGCGGGGGCGACGCGGCCCCTCTTCACCGACCACGCCCTCAACCGGCTTCACGAGGCCGCGGGGGGGATCCCGCGGGTCCTGAACCACCTGGCCACCCAGGCCCTGCTGGAGGGGATGGGACGGGGCGCGAGCCTCATCGACGAAGAGGTCGTGGCCGCAGTGACGGCGAACCAGGATTTCCTCGTGGCGGTGGGACGGTAATGGGCCGCATGTCCGAGGCTCGGAAGCGGGCGCGCCGCGCGGACGGCACGGGCCCCACGCCCCCCCCGGATGCGCAGGAGCCGGCCGGCGCCGCCCCCCCCGAACATTCCCCCGCTCCCCCCCCGGAGGAGATGGTCTTCCCCTCCGAGGCTCCCCCCGCCCCCTCCCATGCGCGGATCGAGCTGCCTCCCTCCGGGCTGGCCGCGGACATCCTGGCCCGGGAGGACGCGGCCGCGGTGGCCGTGGAGTCGGAGCCCTCGTCCCCCGAGCCCGCCCCCGCCGGGGCGGCCCGGGCCCACAGCGTCTCATTCTTCGCCGCCCCCGTCCGCGAGGAGCGGGCCGCGGCCGAGGCCACCGAGCACCTCGCGACTTTTTTCCTGGATCGTGAGGAATACGGGGTCGACGTCCGACTGGTGCAGGAGATCCGGCGGGTCACGGAGATCACCTCTATGCCCCGGGCGCCGGAGTTCATCAAGGGCGTGATCAACCTCCGAGGGCGCATCATTCCCGTGGTGGACCTCAAGAAGAAGCTGGGCCTGGGCGAGGTCGACCTCGCCCCCGCCTCCCGGATCGTGGTGGTAAAGATCCGCGAGCGCCTGCTCGGCCTGCTCGTGGATGGCGCCTCCCAGGTTCTCAAGATCCCGCTCTCCAGTATCGACTCTCCCCCCGAGGAGGTGGTGGAGAAAGGCGGGGACTACATCCGGGGGGTGGCCAAGCTCGAGAGGCGGCTGATCATCCTCGTGGACCTGCTCAAGATCCTGGCCCTCGAGCTCCAGGCCGCGGGCTCGCCGGCCGGAGAGGCCTGAGGGGTTAGGATGGTAGAAGCCGCCCCGGCGGGACAACCGACTTCACAAGGAGATCCATGACGATGCCGCGACTCGCGGTGGCTCTGGCCGTGGCCTCCCTACTGTCATCCCCTCTGGGGGCGGCGGAGGTGGCGGTCCTCAAGAGCACGGAGACGCCCGCCTGGCGTCCCGCCCTGGACGCCATGCGCCGGGTCGCGGTCGGCCACAATGTGACCGAGTACGACCTGCGCGGCGACCGGACGGAGGCCGAGAAGGTGCTGGCCACCTTCAAGGGCAAGCCCCTCATCATCGTCGCCATGGGTCCCCTCGCCGCCCAGCTCGTGAAGGATCTGGCCCCCGAGAGCTCGATGGTGTACTGCATGGTCCAGGACCCGGCCAAGGCCGGCCTTCTCACCCTCCCCAACGCGGCGGGGGTGGCCTACGCCATTCCCGTCAAGAATCAGCTCGCCGCTTTCCGGATGGTCTACCCCCGGGGCGTGCGCATCGGCGTGATCTACAGCGAGGAGGGGTCCGGTCGCCTGGTGCAGGAGGCCCAAAAGGCCGCCCTGGTGGTCCGCTTGGTGATCGTGACGCGCCCGGTGACGTCGGAGAAGGAGGTCCCCCAGGCGCTGCGCGTCTTGCTCAAGGGCGACGACGCCGCGGACGCGCTCTGGATGCCTCCCGACCCCCTCCTCCTGACCACGGAGACCCGGCGCTTCCTGTTGGCCGAGACCCTGAAGGCGGGCAAGCCCGTGCTCAGCTTCTCCCCCGCCCTGGTGGTGGAGGGGGCTCTCGCCAGCAGCGGCGCCGACGTGGCTTCTATCGGCGAGCAGGTGGGGGAGCTCGTGGCCCGGCTCGCGGCGGGAGAGAAAGGCATACGCGGCACCCTCCTGGTGCCGCGGGCGGAGCTCATGATCAACAAGAAGATCGCGGAGAAGCTGCGCATCGAGATCCCGGCCGACGCCCTTCGGGCCGCGGCGCGCGTTTTCTAGGAGGGGGCATGCGTCTGAGAGTGCGATCCGTGGGCACCAAGTTGACCCTCCTCGGCGCCAGCTTCGCCATCGTGGTGGGGGCGGTGTCGGTGGTCTACGACTACATCGCCAGCCAGCGCCTCATGCGTCAGGAGATGCTCAAGCGCGGGCGCTACATCGTAGGCAACCTGGCCTACAACAGCAAATACGGGGTGCTCACCGAGGACAAGCCCCTCCTGGCCCAATTCCTGGAGGGGGCGCTCTCCGGGGGGGGAAGAGAGGCGTCGGACGTGGTGGCGGCCATGATTCGGGACCAGAAGGGCGTCATCCTCGCCCAGAAGGGCCCACCCCTTGCCGACCTGCCCCCCACCCCCGCCGCGACCTTCGAGGAGAGGGAGACCGCCACCGTCGCCGGCGAGCCCGTCATCCTCTTCCGGGCTCCGGTCACCACCGACGTCGCCAGCGGGGGAGGCGACATGGCGGCCGAGCTCGGCGTGGCCGCCACCCCCAGCGGCCCCTCCCTCAAGGGGGGGGTCGAGGTTGCCATCAGCAAGGCGGTGATGGTCGCTCAGCAGCGACGCCAGGCCCTGGAGACTCTGGGCGTGGGCAGCCTGCTCATGGCCCTGGGCCTGGGCGGGGGCTGGTACCTCCTCGGGCGCTGGTTCCGTCCCCTGAAGCACATGGCCGAGGTATCCGAGGCGGTGGCCAAAGGGGATCTCATGGAGAGCCTGACCATCCAGACCGATGACGAGATCGGTACTCTGGCCCGCGGCCTGAACGAGATGGTGGCCAACCTGCGCCGGATCGTCGACAACATCCAGGAGGCGTCGGTTCAGGTAGCCTCTTCGGCGGGAGAGATCTCGGCCAACGCCAAGCTCATCATCCAGGGGGCGCAGGGGCAGGCGCAGGCCGCGGAGGAGACGTCCACGTCCATGGAGGAGATGGCGGCCTCCATCCAGACCGTGGCCAGCAACGCCCAGAGCCTCGCCAACTACGTGGAGGAGACCAGCAGCTCCGTCACCGAGATGGGGGCCTCCATCGAGCAGGTGGCCCGCTCCAGCGCCACCCTCGCGGGCACGGTGACGGAGGCCTCGGCCACCATCGAGCAGATGACGGTCTCCATCGATCAGATGGCCAAGAATCTGGAGAGCCTGGCCGGCACCGTCAACGAGACCACCGCCACCATGGAGGACATGACAAGCTTCATCGCCTCCGTGGCCCGCAACGCCGAGGCCTTGAGCAACGCCGCCCAGCGCACGAGCCACACCGTCTCCGAGATGGCGGGGGCGGTGAACGACGTGGCCAAGATGACCATCGAGGCGGACCGGATCAGCGGCAAGGCCTCGGAGGACGCCCGCACGGGAGGGGAGGCCGTGGCCCGGACCATCGAGGGGATGAAGAGCATCTCCGACACCATGGAGAACACGGCCCGCGTGATCACGGGCCTGGGCCGGCGCTCCCAGGAGATCGGCCGCATCCTGGAGGTGATCGAGGAGATCGCGGACCAGACCAACCTCCTCGCCTTGAACGCGGCCATCGAGGCGGCCCGAGCGGGGGAGGCGGGCCGTGGCTTCGCGGTGGTGGCGGATGAGGTGCGCAAGCTCGCGGAGCGGTCGGTGGAGGCGGCCAAGGAGATAGGGGACGTGGTGCGTCAGGTCCAGCAGGAGACGGGGGACGCGGTGGAAGTCGCCAAGGCAGGAGCGGCGGAGACCAAGCAGGGGATCTTGCTCGCGGACAAGGCGGGGCTGGCCCTGCGCAGCATCATCGACTCCGTGTCCCGCTCCAGCCAGCTCATGGCCGAGATCGCGGCCGCCACCTCCAAGCAGTCCCAGGCCTCGTCGGAAGTGCTGCAGACCGTCACCCACATGACCGCCGCCACTACCCAGGTCACGAGCGCGGTGCGGGAGCAGGCGGAGGGGTCCAAGCAGATCCGCCAGGCCATGGAGAACATCAAGAGAATCATGACCCAGGCCGCGGACTCGACCAAGGAACAGGCGGCCGGCGGCCGCCAGGTGCGCCTGTCCGTGGAGAACATGAACAAGATCGCCTCCCAGGTCGGGATCGCCACCCAGGAGCAGGCGGAGGGAAGCCGCCAGATCGTCCACGCGGTGGAGAAGATGAATTCCATGACCCAGCAGGTCTCCCATGCCACCGCCGAGCAGAAGAAGGGGGGGGAGCTGGTGGTGAGGGCCATCGAGAACATCTCGGAGATCGCCCGCGACAACCTGTCCACGGTGGAGGAGATGTCCAAGGCCACCGTCAATCTGGCCCAGCAGGCGGAGAACCTGGCCAAGTTGGTCTCGGTCTTCCGCGTGCAGTGAGAAGGGGGCAGGCCGCCCTCCGGCCCTAGGGTGCCCCGAGTTTAAGGATGGACATACAGGCTGCCCTGGAGGCGCTCCGCACCGGAGAGGAGGCGGTCCGCCGCAAGGCCGTGGACGAGCTCGGGGGCTCCGGCCGTCCCGAGGCCATCCCCCCGCTCCTTCTGGCGGTGGCGGACGAGAGCTGGCCCGTGCGGCAAGCGGCCGCCGACCACCTGGCCGCGCTCTCTCTGAAGACGCTCCTGCCCGCCCTGGAAGCCGCCCTCCGCGACGACGAGAACGCGGCCTTGCGCAACGCCGCCATCGAGACCTACGTCCGGCTGGGCCCGGCGGCGGTTCCCCCCCTCCTGACCCTCCTCGGGGACGCCGACGAAGAGGTTCGCAACTTCGCGGGCGTGATGCTGGGCTCGCTGCGTGACCGGCGCGCGGTGCCGCCGCTCATCGCCGCCCTTGGCGATCCGGACGTGAACGTCCGCCACGCGGCTGCGGCCAGCCTCGGCCAAATCGGGGACCCGGAGGCGGTGCCGCCCCTGATCGAAGCCCTGAAGTCCGAGCCCTGGCTGCAGTACCCGGCGATCCATGCCCTGGGCGAGATCGCGGACCCGCGGGCGGCCCCCGCCCTTCTCGGGCTCCTGAGCGACGACTTCTTCCGGGGGCCCGCCTTGGAGGCGTTGGGGCGGCTCGCGGATCGGGAGGCCCTGCCGCGCCTCATCCCCTACCTCTACGACCCCGAGCCCGCCCTCCGCAACATGGCCATCCGGGCGGTGGTGGACATTGAGCAGCGGGCCACCGCGGAGGGGGAGAGCCTGGATCCGGAGGTTGAGGCCGCGCTCCGGCGCGAGGACCTCGTGGACCACCTGCTCTTTACCCTCGGCGACGACGATCCCTTGAACCGGCGGACCGCGGCCATCACCCTCGGCTGGCTCAAAGAGCCGCGGGCGGAGCGCCTGCTCGTGGACCTGCTCGGCCAAGCCGGTATGCAGGAGTACGTCACCCACGCCCTCGTCTCCATCGGCTTCCAGGACCGCTCCGCCTACGTCCACGGCCTGGCCCATCCCGAGGACACGGTCCGCCAGGGGACGGTGAGATGCCTGGCTTTCATCGCGCCCGCGGGGGGGATCGACCTCGTCGCGCCCCTCATCCACGATCCCTCCGCGGAGGTGCGGGCAGAAGCGGTGGTGGCCATCGGCCGCCTGGGGGACGAGGACGCGGCCATGCTGCTCTTCGAGCTCCTGGGCGACGAGAGCGAGCTGATCCAGGAGAGCGCCATGGACGCCCTGGCCCGCATGTCCCCCGGGCGGGTGGTCCCCCTCCTCCTGCAGGCCCTCTCGAGCCCGGAGGCGGCGGTGCGCATTCGTTCCGCAGAGACCTTGGGCCTCGTCCGCGATCCCTCCACCGCCCCCGCCCTCATCGCGGTTTGTCAGGATCCCCGGGAGACCGTGCGCGCGGCCGCCATCAAAGCCCTGGGGGAGGTCGAGGCCGCGGGCGTCCTCGAGCACCTGCGCCTGGCTCTCGGGGACGAGAGCAGCCTGGTCCGGCAGCAGGCCGTGCTCTCCCTGGGCAAGCTCCAGGAGGCGGAGACCGCGGGCGACCTCATCCCCCTGCTCGCGGACCCGGATCCGCGGATGCGCTTCGTGACCCTGCGCGCCCTGGGCCAGATCCGGAACGCGGAAGCCGTTCCCCAGATGCTGCCTTTCCTGTCCGACCTCCGGAAGGAGCTGCGGTTCGCGGCCGTAGAGGCGCTGGGGACGATCCGGGCCCCGGCCGCGGTGCGGCCCCTCCTCGAGATCTTGCGCGATCCGGACCGCAACCTGCGGCGGACGGCGGCGGAGAGCCTGGGCATGATCGCGGACCCCCAGGCCGCGCCCCCCCTGCTCCTGGCCCTGGAGGACGAGCACTGGAGCGTCCGCTGCGGGGCCGCCACCGCGCTCGGGCGCATCCGGAGCGCCAAGGCCACCCCCGCCCTCCTCGGCCGCCTGGGGGACGAGGACCCGACCGTACGGCGCGCGGTGGCGGCCGCCCTGGGGGAGATCGGCGATCCCCGGGCCGCCGGCCGCCTCGTCGAGGCCATCGCCGATCCCGGACTCCAGCTCACCGCCCTCGAGGCCCTGCGCCGCCTGGGCGGAGCCGCCCTCCCCGAGATGGAGCGGGCCTTCTCCAGCTCGGGCCCGGATGCGCGGCGCCTGCTCGTGGACTTGGTGGGCAAGCTCGAGGAGCCCAACGCCCGCCGGCTCTTGCTCGCCGCCCTCGCCGACGACAGCGCCCAGGTCCGCGCGGAGGCCGCGCATGCCCTGGGCGACGGCGGTTTCCGCGAGGCCTTGCGTCCCCTGATGGACCTGAAGGCGTCGGATCCCTCCCCCGCGGTCCGCCAGGCCGCGGCCCAGGCCCTCAAGAAGCTCGCTCCCCGGTGACACCACGTTGAGGACAGCACCGGATCCGCGGGGCCGTGGACCAAGGGGAGCTCCCCCGAAGCCAGCGAGGGTTCGAGGGGGGGTGCGGCCTCCCCTCTCTGCTCACTGATGTTCCGCACCTCCGACCTCGACGCCGACCTCTCCGAGGAGGAGTTCCGCCTCCTCCGCGACTTCATCCACGAGCAGTTCGGGCTCTACTTCGACGATGGGCAGCGGCTTTCGCTCCGCGCCCGCCTGGCCGGCCGGCTTTCCTTCCTGGGCCTCCTCTCCTTCGAGGACTACTATCGCTACCTACGCTTCGGGCCCCAGCGCGCGGAGGAGCGGGAGCGCATGGTCAGCCACCTCACCAACAACGAGACCTATTTTTACCGCGAGCAGGCCCAGCTGAAGGTCTTCTCGGAGAGCGTGCTCCGGAGCATCAAGGAGCGAAAAGCCCGCACCGATGACCGCCGTCTGCGCATTCTCTCCGCCGGCTGCTCCACCGGCGAAGAGGTCATGACCCTGGCCATGATCGTCTACGACAGCGGTCAGTTCTTCTGGAACTGGGATGTGCAGGTCGTGGGCCTGGACGTGGACCGGGAGGCGCTGGAGAAGGCGCGGCGGGGCCTCTACCACCAGAACTCCTTCCGGGCCACGAGCCCTGCTCTCGTGGAGCGTCACTTCGTGAAGGAGGGGGCCGGGATCCGGATCAAGGAGCCCATCCGCCGGCTGGTGAACCTGCGCCCCGGCAACATTCTCGAGCCGGCCAGCTACCTCGACCTCATGCCCATCGACGCCCTCTTCTGCCGGAACGTGCTCATCTACTTCTCGGACGCCACCACCCTGCGGGCGGTCCGTCTGTTCCACCAGGCGCTGGCCCCCGGCGGCTACTTGTTCCTGGGTCACGCGGAGTCCCTCTCGCGGATCACGGACATGTTCACCCCCGTCCGCTTCCAGGGGGCCATGGCCTACCAGAGGCCGGAGGGGCCGCGGTGACCGCGGAGCGGATCCGGGTGCTGGTGGTGGATGACTCGGCCTTCGTGCGCCAGGCCCTCTCGCGCATACTCTCCACCGCTCCCGACATCGAGGTGGTGGGTTTGGCCGCGGACGGGCCGGAGGGGATCGAGAAGACCAAGGCTCTCGATCCGGACGTGGTGACCCTCGACGTCAAGATGCCGCGCATGGGAGGGCTCGAGGCCCTCAAGCAGATCATGGAGGAGTGCCCGGTTCCGGTGCTCCTCCTCTCGTCCCTCACCCAGGAGGGCGCCGAGATAACCCTGCGGGGGCTCGAGCTGGGGGCCTTGGACTTCGTGGACAAGTCGAGCGTGCAGGGCCACATGAACCTGGCGGGCCTGGCCGGAGAGCTCCTAACGAAGATCAGGGCCTTGGCCGGCTCGCCCCGGGCCCACGGTGCCCCCCTCCCTGCCGTCACTTGGGCCCCCGGGGCCCGCCCCCCGGAGGCGCACCGCGCGCAGGTTGTGGCCATCGGAGCCTCCACGGGCGGGCCTCCCGCCCTCCAAGCCATCATCCCCCTCCTGCCCAAGGACCTCCAGGCCGTGGTCCTGGTGGTTCAGCACATCCCCGTCGGCTTCACCCGCTCACTGGCCAACCGCCTGGACCAGCGCAGCCCCCTGCCCGTGCGGGAAGCCCGGGACGGCGAGCCGGTGATGCCGGGGCTGGTGCTCATTGCTCCCGCCGGCCTGCACATGAAGCTGCGGAGGCGGGGGTCGACGGTCAAGATCGTGCTGGATGAAGAGCCGCGCTCCAGCCTCCACCGTCCCTCCGTGGACGTGCTCATGACTTCCGTGGCCAAGGCATACGGCCCCCGGGCCCTGGGCGTGGTCCTGACCGGCATGGGCGCTGACGGGACCATCGGCCTGGGCGCCATCCGGCAGGCGGGGGGGCAGACGCTCGCGGAGAGCGAGGAGAGCTGCGTCATCTACGGGATGCCCAAGGCGGCGGTGGACGCCGGGGTCGTGGACCGGTCTGTTCCCCTGTCCGGCATGGCCGCGGAGATCCTCGCTGCGGTGTAGAATCTGCGGGACGGGCGGCGTTCGGCTCTCCGCGTCGAGCCCGGGCGGGAGGCGGATCCGGGAGGCGAGGCAACCCATGCCCTATCCGCGAGGCGATCGGCGAAGTGAAGGCTGAGGCCCGCGGGGTCGCGGCTTGAGCCTGACCGGCAACCTCGAGGATCTACCCCTCCTCGACATCCTGCAGATCGTCTCTTTCAGCAAGAAGACCGGCAACCTCTCCATCCGGACCGGCGAAGGAGAGGGGGGGATCGTCTTTCGGGAGGGTTACGTGGTCGCCGCCTTCAACTGGGACAGCGTGCCCCTCGATCCCCGGTTCGGCGCGCTCCCCGAAGCCCAAAGGTCCAGCGTAATCCGCAGCCGCATCGAGATCGCCCTCGAGCAGCTCGTCCGCCTGCGGGAAGGGCAGTTTAGCTTCAGCCTGAACGATGCCCCTCCCCGGGCGCTGGGAGGAAGAGAACTCAACCTCGAGACGCTGGTCATGGGCATCAACCCCCAGGAGCTGCTGCTGGACCTGGCCCGCGGCATCGATGAGGACCGGAGGAACTCCACGGCCTTGGTGGAGGCGTCCTTTGCCCAACCCGACGAGACCTCGGGGGACCCGGGAGCGGATCGGGAAGCGGAGGCGGTGGCCGCCTTCGTTCGCAACATGGGGACGCCGGCGGCTCCGGAGACCCCGGGAGGCCGGACCCTCCCCCCCTCCGCGAGTCCGGCCGCCCCCCCGCCGGCCATACCGTCCCGGCCCTCATCCCCGCCCGCGGCTCCGCCGGCGGTCCCGCCCGGGCCCTCGTCCCCCCCCAAGGCGGCCCCCGCCCCTGCGGCCGCACCCTCGCCCGCACCCGCCCGCGCGCCTGCGTCGCCGGCGGCCAGCCCCGAGCCCGCGGCCGGCCCCGAGGCCCGCACCCTGCTGCTCGTGGACGACGAGTCGGAGGTGCGCCGGGTACTAGCCGACTGGTTCAAGGAGGGCGGCTACGAGGTGGTCGAGGCGGAGGACCCCGAAACCGCGGTTAAGAAGGGGGGAAAGCTGGGCAGGGAGGGCGTGCCCTTCCTGCTCGTCACCGACCTCGGCATGCCCACCTCCGGCGGCTCCTCCTTCCACGGCGGCTTCGAGGTCGTCAAGCGGCTCTGGAAGATGAACCTCCGCCCTCCCGTGCTCATGATGACGGAGAGCCTGAACCCCTCGCTTCAGCTCCGGGCCCAGCAGATGGGCATCAAGAGCTTCGTCTTCAAGCCCGGGCTCTCCAAGCTGAACCCCCGGCAGTTCGAGGCCGACCTGCTCGCCTTCGCCAACAAGATCCTGGTGGACATCCTGCCCCGCATGGGGCGCGGCACCGGCCCCGTCCCCGCGGCCAAGGCCGCGAAGCCGGGAACCGCCCCCGCGGGCCAACCCGATCATTCCCCCCCCACCCACGAGGAGCTCTCGCGCCAGTTCACGATCCTCCAGCGTCGGCTGCTCGACCTACGGGAGCCCGCCGACGCCAACCAGATCGCGATCCTGGTCATGAAGGTGGCCCGGGAGTTCTTCGAGCGGGCCATCCTCTTCCTGGTCAAAAACGATGAGGCGCGCGGCCTGGGTGGCTTCGGGGCCGCGCCCAAGGGGGAGAACATCAACCTGCTCGTGCGCGAGGTGGTGATCCCCCTGGGCGAGCCCTCGCTCTTCCACGACGCTGTCCAGGCGGGCCAGCCGCTTCTGGTGCCCCTCCCCAAGGGGAGGTGGAGCGCGTACTTGATGGGGAAGATCGGCCGCTTCCAGTCGGGGACGGTGGCCCTCCTTCCCCTCATCACCCATCGGGAGACGATCGCCCTCCTCTTCGGGGACAACCCGGAGACCGGTCGGGAGTTCGGCCGTCTGGAGGCGCTCGAGGTCTTCATCAACCAGGCGGGGGTGGCCCTGGAGAACGCCTTTCTCCAGCGCAAGCTCCAGACGCTACAGAACCGGACTTGAGCCGGGGCGGCCCCGCCTCTGGTAGAATCGGGGAATCGAGGTGGCGTGATGCCCAGCGAGGACCCTTTCAAGAAGGGCCAGGACTTTCTTCAAATCGTGACCAAGGCCAAGGAGTTCACGGAGGAGCTCCTGAAGGAGAACGAGCGCCTCCGCTTCAAGCTGGCCTCGGTCAAGACCTCCGACGCCCCCTCCGGCGCTGAAGACCGGGTGCGGGAGCTCTCTCAGCGAACGCGGGAGCTGGAGGAGCGCCTGGCCGAGATGGAGGCGCGCCACAAGAAGGTGGAGGAAGAGAACAAGGAGTTTGCCGACCGCTACATCGAGATCGAGGAGCAGAACAACAACCTGGCCAACCTCTACGTGGCCTCCTACCAGCTCCACTCCACCCTCGATTACAAAGAGGTCGTGCGCATCGTCCAGGAGATCGTCATCAACCTCATCGGGGCCGAGGTCTTTCACCTCTTCATGGTGAGCGAGAAGACAGGGCACCTCGAGCTAGAGACCTCGGAAGGGGAGACCGCCCCCCTGACCTCCATCCCCCTGGGCCAAGGGCTGATCGGACAGTCCGCGCAGACGGGCGAGAACCACTTCGCGGAGAGCGTGGCCCGGCGCGACCCCACCCCCTTCGATAAGCCCCTGGCCGTGATCCCCTTGAAGATCAAGGACACCGTGATCGGCGTGATCTCCATCAACAAGCTGCTGGTTCAGAAGACGGCCTTCACCACCATGGACTACGAGCTCTTCACCCTTCTCGCCGGCCACGCCGCCACCGCCCTCTTCTCCTCCAAGCTCTACTCGGCCTCGGCGCGGAAGCTCACCACCCTCCAGGGCTTTCTGGACATGATCAAGACCCAGCCCGCGAAATAGCCCTCCCCCCCTGAGAACGGTCGCCCGGCCTTGGTCCTTATATAATTGCTATCGGAGGAGCCCTCATGTCTGAACCGCGGACCCTCGGCGAGCTGAAGCGGAGCCACCCGGGCACGAAGATCAGCGTCAAGGAGGAGATGCGCCGCAACCTGCTGCGGAAACTCGCCACCGGGGAGGGCCTGTTCCCGGGCGTTCTCGGCTACGACGACTCCGTGGTGCCCCAGCTCGTGAACGCGGTCCTCTCCAAGCACAACATGATCCTGCTCGGCCTTCGGGGCCAGGCCAAGAGCCGCCTCCTGCGCAGCCTGACCACCCTCCTCGACCCCCGGCTGCCCGTGGTCGCCGGCTGCGAGATCCACGACGACCCCTTCCGTCCCCTTTGCAAGCGGTGCCGCGATCTCGCCTCCGAGCGGGGGGACGAGACGCCGGTGGTCTTCCTGGCCCCCGAAGAGCGCTACATGGAGAAGCTCGCCACCCCCGACGTGACCATCGCCGACATCATCGGGGACGTGGATCCCATCCGCGCCGCCCGCGGCGGCCACGACCTGGCCAGCGAGCTGACCATGCACTACGGGCTCTTGCCCCGCGCCCACCGCGGCATCTTCGCCCTGAACGAGCTGCCTGACCTCGCGGGACGGATCCAGGTGGGCCTCTTCAACATCCTTCAAGAGGGGGATGTCCAGATCAAGGG of Vicinamibacteria bacterium contains these proteins:
- a CDS encoding ABC transporter substrate binding protein, translating into MTMPRLAVALAVASLLSSPLGAAEVAVLKSTETPAWRPALDAMRRVAVGHNVTEYDLRGDRTEAEKVLATFKGKPLIIVAMGPLAAQLVKDLAPESSMVYCMVQDPAKAGLLTLPNAAGVAYAIPVKNQLAAFRMVYPRGVRIGVIYSEEGSGRLVQEAQKAALVVRLVIVTRPVTSEKEVPQALRVLLKGDDAADALWMPPDPLLLTTETRRFLLAETLKAGKPVLSFSPALVVEGALASSGADVASIGEQVGELVARLAAGEKGIRGTLLVPRAELMINKKIAEKLRIEIPADALRAAARVF
- a CDS encoding protein-glutamate O-methyltransferase CheR: MFRTSDLDADLSEEEFRLLRDFIHEQFGLYFDDGQRLSLRARLAGRLSFLGLLSFEDYYRYLRFGPQRAEERERMVSHLTNNETYFYREQAQLKVFSESVLRSIKERKARTDDRRLRILSAGCSTGEEVMTLAMIVYDSGQFFWNWDVQVVGLDVDREALEKARRGLYHQNSFRATSPALVERHFVKEGAGIRIKEPIRRLVNLRPGNILEPASYLDLMPIDALFCRNVLIYFSDATTLRAVRLFHQALAPGGYLFLGHAESLSRITDMFTPVRFQGAMAYQRPEGPR
- a CDS encoding AAA family ATPase; protein product: MYEAYYGLREKPFRKTPDPRYLFLNEVYEEALEQLLFAVEEMELALLTGEVGAGKTLLSRALVDRVGERYEVGMILNPRLTPRQFLRTVAGELGVASPRFYASDLLEQIHERLLTLEREGRAALLILDEAHLIPGKPTFEEIRLLTNFQLDDRNLIAVVLVGQTELRDRLRHPAYRALTQRIGAQFHLTPLSAGDSLAYLKHRLGVAGATRPLFTDHALNRLHEAAGGIPRVLNHLATQALLEGMGRGASLIDEEVVAAVTANQDFLVAVGR
- a CDS encoding methyl-accepting chemotaxis protein; the encoded protein is MRLRVRSVGTKLTLLGASFAIVVGAVSVVYDYIASQRLMRQEMLKRGRYIVGNLAYNSKYGVLTEDKPLLAQFLEGALSGGGREASDVVAAMIRDQKGVILAQKGPPLADLPPTPAATFEERETATVAGEPVILFRAPVTTDVASGGGDMAAELGVAATPSGPSLKGGVEVAISKAVMVAQQRRQALETLGVGSLLMALGLGGGWYLLGRWFRPLKHMAEVSEAVAKGDLMESLTIQTDDEIGTLARGLNEMVANLRRIVDNIQEASVQVASSAGEISANAKLIIQGAQGQAQAAEETSTSMEEMAASIQTVASNAQSLANYVEETSSSVTEMGASIEQVARSSATLAGTVTEASATIEQMTVSIDQMAKNLESLAGTVNETTATMEDMTSFIASVARNAEALSNAAQRTSHTVSEMAGAVNDVAKMTIEADRISGKASEDARTGGEAVARTIEGMKSISDTMENTARVITGLGRRSQEIGRILEVIEEIADQTNLLALNAAIEAARAGEAGRGFAVVADEVRKLAERSVEAAKEIGDVVRQVQQETGDAVEVAKAGAAETKQGILLADKAGLALRSIIDSVSRSSQLMAEIAAATSKQSQASSEVLQTVTHMTAATTQVTSAVREQAEGSKQIRQAMENIKRIMTQAADSTKEQAAGGRQVRLSVENMNKIASQVGIATQEQAEGSRQIVHAVEKMNSMTQQVSHATAEQKKGGELVVRAIENISEIARDNLSTVEEMSKATVNLAQQAENLAKLVSVFRVQ
- a CDS encoding HEAT repeat domain-containing protein, giving the protein MDIQAALEALRTGEEAVRRKAVDELGGSGRPEAIPPLLLAVADESWPVRQAAADHLAALSLKTLLPALEAALRDDENAALRNAAIETYVRLGPAAVPPLLTLLGDADEEVRNFAGVMLGSLRDRRAVPPLIAALGDPDVNVRHAAAASLGQIGDPEAVPPLIEALKSEPWLQYPAIHALGEIADPRAAPALLGLLSDDFFRGPALEALGRLADREALPRLIPYLYDPEPALRNMAIRAVVDIEQRATAEGESLDPEVEAALRREDLVDHLLFTLGDDDPLNRRTAAITLGWLKEPRAERLLVDLLGQAGMQEYVTHALVSIGFQDRSAYVHGLAHPEDTVRQGTVRCLAFIAPAGGIDLVAPLIHDPSAEVRAEAVVAIGRLGDEDAAMLLFELLGDESELIQESAMDALARMSPGRVVPLLLQALSSPEAAVRIRSAETLGLVRDPSTAPALIAVCQDPRETVRAAAIKALGEVEAAGVLEHLRLALGDESSLVRQQAVLSLGKLQEAETAGDLIPLLADPDPRMRFVTLRALGQIRNAEAVPQMLPFLSDLRKELRFAAVEALGTIRAPAAVRPLLEILRDPDRNLRRTAAESLGMIADPQAAPPLLLALEDEHWSVRCGAATALGRIRSAKATPALLGRLGDEDPTVRRAVAAALGEIGDPRAAGRLVEAIADPGLQLTALEALRRLGGAALPEMERAFSSSGPDARRLLVDLVGKLEEPNARRLLLAALADDSAQVRAEAAHALGDGGFREALRPLMDLKASDPSPAVRQAAAQALKKLAPR
- a CDS encoding chemotaxis protein CheW, yielding MSEARKRARRADGTGPTPPPDAQEPAGAAPPEHSPAPPPEEMVFPSEAPPAPSHARIELPPSGLAADILAREDAAAVAVESEPSSPEPAPAGAARAHSVSFFAAPVREERAAAEATEHLATFFLDREEYGVDVRLVQEIRRVTEITSMPRAPEFIKGVINLRGRIIPVVDLKKKLGLGEVDLAPASRIVVVKIRERLLGLLVDGASQVLKIPLSSIDSPPEEVVEKGGDYIRGVAKLERRLIILVDLLKILALELQAAGSPAGEA
- a CDS encoding chemotaxis response regulator protein-glutamate methylesterase, translating into MTAERIRVLVVDDSAFVRQALSRILSTAPDIEVVGLAADGPEGIEKTKALDPDVVTLDVKMPRMGGLEALKQIMEECPVPVLLLSSLTQEGAEITLRGLELGALDFVDKSSVQGHMNLAGLAGELLTKIRALAGSPRAHGAPLPAVTWAPGARPPEAHRAQVVAIGASTGGPPALQAIIPLLPKDLQAVVLVVQHIPVGFTRSLANRLDQRSPLPVREARDGEPVMPGLVLIAPAGLHMKLRRRGSTVKIVLDEEPRSSLHRPSVDVLMTSVAKAYGPRALGVVLTGMGADGTIGLGAIRQAGGQTLAESEESCVIYGMPKAAVDAGVVDRSVPLSGMAAEILAAV